Proteins encoded within one genomic window of Haladaptatus sp. QDMS2:
- a CDS encoding Rieske 2Fe-2S domain-containing protein: protein MPRGTHLVSASDLAENESYLFTVRELDGSEEEVILVKTATCIAAWKNFCQHETDQRLDRGMGAAMRDGEIICPKHGSMFDGCSGYCDNGKAAESTLVEVDVTVEDGDVYLTDAKCRFLHEGGLDDGDDMPSSSSHLSF, encoded by the coding sequence ATGCCCCGCGGAACCCATCTCGTCTCCGCTTCTGACCTCGCCGAAAACGAATCGTACCTGTTCACCGTCCGCGAACTGGATGGGAGCGAGGAGGAGGTCATCCTCGTCAAGACGGCCACGTGCATCGCGGCGTGGAAGAACTTCTGCCAGCACGAGACCGACCAGCGACTCGACCGCGGCATGGGCGCGGCCATGCGCGACGGCGAAATCATCTGCCCCAAACACGGCTCGATGTTCGACGGCTGTTCTGGCTACTGCGACAACGGCAAGGCTGCAGAATCGACACTCGTCGAAGTGGACGTGACCGTCGAAGACGGCGACGTATATCTCACGGACGCAAAATGCAGATTCCTCCACGAGGGCGGCCTCGACGACGGCGACGATATGCCCTCCTCCTCGTCGCACCTCTCGTTTTAG
- a CDS encoding GNAT family N-acetyltransferase has product MEFSFRPLTQADANAVDSWRYEPPFDFYNLDADPADREEFLEASNWPGSYFAVEDADGTFVGFFSFSETDGVVTIGLGMAPDLTGGGLGEKFLRTGLAFARERFDPTAFELAVAAFNERAIRVYERVGFEETGRYEQETNGGEYEFVTMRMDLR; this is encoded by the coding sequence ATGGAGTTCTCGTTTCGTCCGCTGACACAGGCAGACGCCAATGCAGTCGATAGCTGGCGCTACGAGCCGCCGTTCGATTTTTACAATTTGGATGCGGACCCCGCAGACCGCGAGGAGTTCCTCGAGGCCAGCAATTGGCCGGGTTCGTACTTCGCAGTCGAAGATGCAGACGGAACCTTCGTCGGCTTCTTCAGTTTTTCAGAAACAGATGGCGTCGTGACGATTGGCCTCGGGATGGCTCCAGACCTGACCGGAGGGGGACTCGGAGAGAAGTTCCTCAGGACGGGACTCGCCTTTGCTCGAGAACGCTTCGACCCAACCGCCTTCGAACTCGCGGTAGCGGCGTTCAACGAGCGTGCGATTCGAGTATACGAGCGCGTCGGCTTCGAGGAGACTGGGCGATACGAACAGGAGACGAACGGCGGGGAATACGAGTTCGTGACGATGCGAATGGACCTACGGTAA
- a CDS encoding DUF2250 domain-containing protein, whose translation MATMTQRAAWMHSADHRILDYLQRERPDYAPLIANRLGMHLKYVEERIDVLCTYGLLEAISGEVVYRITDRGVAYLEGEIDPTTLTPEYGETEA comes from the coding sequence ATGGCTACAATGACCCAGCGAGCAGCATGGATGCACTCCGCCGACCACCGGATTCTGGACTATTTACAGCGCGAGCGACCGGATTACGCCCCGCTCATCGCGAACCGACTCGGGATGCACTTGAAGTACGTAGAGGAGCGCATCGACGTGCTCTGTACGTATGGCCTGCTCGAAGCCATCAGCGGTGAGGTCGTCTACCGCATCACCGACCGGGGCGTGGCGTATCTCGAAGGTGAAATCGACCCGACGACGCTCACCCCGGAATACGGCGAGACAGAAGCCTAA
- a CDS encoding quinone-dependent dihydroorotate dehydrogenase has translation MRLYSAAKPVLFRLPPETAHGLVHGLLGKADGTPLMRAMRRFYTVNDDRLTVRAFNQQFENPIGVAAGFDKNAEIPGALGGLGFSHVEVGGVTAERQPGNPKPRMFRLREDEALVNRMGFNNEGADRIGERLADVDVDFPLGINIGKSKATALEDAADDYLYTYERVKDGGDYFVVNVSSPNTPGLRELQNREPLERIFSTLQDAGASPLLVKLSPNLTNAAVEDVIDVVEDLDLDGIVATNTSTDRPAHLQSANSSQTGGLSGKPIEGRATEMIRFVAKRTDKPVVGVGGIDSAEGAYRKIKAGASVLQLYTGLVYHGPSIARDINKGLLELLERDGYDSVEDAVGADLP, from the coding sequence ATGAGACTCTACAGCGCGGCGAAGCCGGTTCTGTTCAGGCTTCCACCGGAGACGGCCCACGGGCTGGTCCACGGCCTGCTCGGGAAAGCGGACGGGACACCTCTGATGAGGGCGATGCGTCGCTTCTACACCGTGAACGACGACCGCCTCACGGTCCGGGCGTTCAACCAGCAGTTCGAGAATCCCATCGGCGTGGCTGCGGGGTTCGACAAGAACGCAGAGATACCGGGCGCGCTTGGTGGCCTTGGGTTCAGTCACGTCGAAGTCGGCGGCGTCACCGCAGAACGCCAACCCGGAAATCCCAAGCCACGGATGTTCCGCCTCCGCGAGGACGAGGCGCTCGTAAATCGTATGGGGTTCAACAACGAGGGCGCAGACCGCATCGGCGAACGATTAGCCGACGTGGACGTGGACTTCCCCCTCGGCATCAACATCGGGAAGTCGAAAGCAACAGCCCTCGAAGACGCCGCAGACGACTATCTGTACACCTACGAGCGCGTCAAAGACGGCGGCGACTACTTCGTCGTAAACGTCTCCAGCCCGAACACGCCGGGTCTGCGCGAACTCCAGAACCGCGAACCACTGGAGCGAATTTTCTCCACACTGCAGGACGCCGGCGCGAGTCCCCTCCTCGTCAAACTCTCGCCGAACCTCACGAACGCCGCCGTCGAAGACGTCATCGACGTGGTGGAGGACCTGGACCTGGACGGCATCGTGGCGACCAACACCTCGACCGATCGACCGGCCCACCTCCAGAGCGCAAACAGTTCGCAGACCGGTGGCCTCTCGGGCAAACCAATCGAGGGACGAGCCACCGAGATGATTCGCTTCGTCGCAAAACGCACGGACAAGCCAGTCGTCGGCGTCGGCGGCATCGACTCTGCCGAAGGAGCCTACCGAAAAATCAAGGCCGGTGCGAGCGTCCTCCAACTCTACACCGGCCTCGTCTATCACGGCCCATCCATCGCTCGCGACATCAACAAGGGACTGCTCGAACTGCTCGAACGAGATGGATACGACAGCGTGGAAGACGCCGTCGGCGCGGATTTACCGTAG